The Apodemus sylvaticus chromosome 19, mApoSyl1.1, whole genome shotgun sequence sequence GTTTCCAAACTTTCTGAAATGAGTGTGAgttgttttaagaataataaaaatacacatttatggAGTAAACAGGTCCCTTGATTTGGATTCTGGACTCCATAGGAGGAAAAGGCTACCTAAGCAACAGGAGTCATCATTTTTATTGATTGCAGACTATATGTCCTCAGCCTCCTGCCAAAAACGCTTTTGCACCATGGTAGACATTATATGGAAGGATGACCCAAAATCAGCCTTTTTACCTTTTAGTTTGTCTCCTTTTGTCACAATTTATCAAATCAATAAAAACTGTAActaatacatagaaaaaaaaaacaaaaaaaatacacatttatatcTTCCTTAAAGATTGTATATAGACCTAGATAAATAGGTCAAATCCATAACTATTTCTCTGAGTTCTACATAAGAGATTCAACATAGCTTGAAGAATGCAATGGGACCTGTTGGGAAAGCAAGAGGGTGCCTCgtaacagagaaagagagagattcaaAATCGCTGCAGTCACTAAGAAATTTCAACTGAAAGATGTAAtttaataaccaatttgattatTAATATCCCCTTTCACCAAGAAGCCTAAAATGACTTCCTAAATCAACCTAGTTGGTTCATTGATTAGAGTGCATCATCAGATTATGTataaaagtaaatacaatttCCTAACCATATACAGAGGCCAGGTTGAAGTAGTCATTGTGTTCTGGTGCCATTGTGGCtattaccacattttttttccctcagaaagAAATGAATGCCTGTTCATCCTTTCTGACTCTGTCCATTGCATCTTTACTAGTTCCTGACTTAAACTATGGTGATTATGATCTGGGATTTCTGGCCCTGTAAGAGTCTTTCTTCCGGTTTTCTGGTCCCAGGAGTGGTTCATCACACACAGAAAAGTGATGCTTGGGATTGTACCTACAATCAGAAAGATGAAAGTGTAACCTTGACCCTTtcagacagaaatggaaagagTCCGAAGTAGAGTGCTCCTTTGCTATCTCTAAGGCCAAGGGGTAGAGCTTCTTACGGAGCAGAAAGTTCAGCAAAGATAAAGATTGGGGTTCTATGCATGCAATGGTATGCAAAAAGCCAAGCGCAGAGTCTGCAGCCTTTTCTCAGATTACATCTAAAGGATAGGATGTTTAAAGAACTATGTGACTGCTGCTAGGCTgccagaggagaagaaagaaagaaaagaaacaataaatataaCACAATGCCTGAAATAAATGACCTCTTCTTTGCCCTTCAGCATCCTAACTGAAGATGATAATCTTCTGCCTTCCCGATTTTCTAAATGATTTTAACTAGTGAACTGTTAAAAAAGCTATTGGTATGGCTGGTGTCACTTTACCTATCCTGTACTGTGAGCATCAATACACGCTGTAGTTAATTAAGTGCTTGgtgaataaaaaatttaaggagcgctaataaaaaaaaaatcccatcaatTGTGTGTGCTCCACTGAATACAAGGTTACTTAACACGAACATTTCCCAACATATGTTCATTATGGGTTACAGCAGCCTGGGACCCAGTGGCTTTATTGATGCATGTTCATTTTGAGTCTGGCACAGAAGCAGAACGAGGAGAAGTTCACTGTGACACGTCCCTTACGGTCCTTCTATTTTGCTTGCAGGCTCCAGCCCATTTGCCCTGTTGAAAGTCGATTTGGTGGTGCCCACAACCAGGCTGAGTTCCCACTCCGAGCCCTGCAGTTTAAGAGAGGCTTACTGCATGAGTTCCGGAAGGGCAACACTTCCAAGGAGCAGGTTCGTCTCCATGACTTGGTCCAACAGCTCCCTAAAGCTATTATCATTGGGGTGAGAAAAGGGGGCACAAGGGCCCTGCTAGAGATGTTGAACCTTCATCCCGCGGTGGTCAAAGCTTCCCAAGAGATCCACTTCTTTGACAATGATGAGAATTATGCCAAGGGCATTGAGTGGTACCGGAAAAAGATGCCCTTTTCCTACCCTCAACAAATCACAATTGAAAAGAGCCCGGCATATTTCATCACAGAAGAAGTTCCGGAAAGGATTTACAAGATGAACTCATCCATCAAGCTGTTGATCATAGTCAGGGAGCCAACCACAAGAGCGATTTCTGATTACACTCAGGTGCTAGAGGGGAAGGAGCGGAAGAACAAAACCTACTATAAGTTTGAAAAGCTGGCTATAGACCCTAATACCTGTGAGGTGAACACGAAATACAAGGCGGTTAGGACCAGCATATACACAAAACATCTGGAGCGCTGGCTGAAGTACTTTCCCATTGAACAGTTTCACATCGTGGACGGGGACCGTCTCATCACAGAACCTCTGCCAGAACTACAGCTGGTGGAGAAGTTCTTGAACCTTCCGCCGAGGATAAGTCAGTACAATTTATATTTCAATGCTACCAGAGGGTTTTACTGTTTGCGATTTAACATTATCTTTAATAAGTGCCTGGCGGGCAGCAAGGGGCGCATCCATCCAGAGGTAGACCCCTCCGTCATTACCAAATTGCGCAAATTCTTTCATCCCTTTAATCAAAAATTTTACCAGATCACTGGGAGGACATTGAACTGGCCCTAAAATAATACAGCATACAACACCATGTGTTGTATCTAGAGACGCTTGGCGTCCCCTCTACATTAAAATATGCACTTTCCCAGACACAGCTCCCCAACGCATTTTTCCACGAATACTTGTACATATGCAGTGTGTGACCAAATATAAGATCAATTGTTTTTCTATGgaaactttacaaaaaaaaatcataattggCTGTCTACATGGTTGCATCTTTTAAGCtatttacagaaagaaaagaaaaggaaaaaaaagaggtggTGGGACTGGGGAAAGTGACTTCAGATATTCTCAAGGTAGTCTTCCTTTGACTCAGAACTTGTCACCCGCTATTGTCAGAATTAAGCCAAAAGATGAATGTGTGAAAATGTACCAATGGCTACGAAGCTTCAGGAAGTAGAGGATTCAGTTTTatggttgtttgggttttgttttggtttggtttggttttgtcctaAGCTAACATTGGCTCTTTAATTCAAATACTAGATTGGTGCCATGGAAACAGAATATGctattttcttataatttcaaAGAATGTCTTAGCTCATAAAATTGACACTGTTCCAAAGTTCTTGTGGTGATTTTGCACTATTGTTTCCTTGTATGGACTATGGTGTCATTCGTAGCATGTCAGTCACGTACTGGAAAATCACCACATTCTTTTACTTCCATGTTATATGTCAACAAAGAAAAATCTTCTGTAGATATTTGTAAATTATGTAAATACTTGTTTCACACTAAGTAATTCTATTTTGTAAACTGAATATGGCTATTTAATTTATtgtgaaaattaaatttattgtGGTATTTAAAACGGAATGGATTAAAATTACACGAGGTGCaactttccttaaaaaaaaaacgcCTTTTGCTTTGTGCGCCCcctgctggcctccaacttggaAGCTGTGTGGTTTTGAGGGTACTTGGAGTAATTCCCTTCATACCTGGATTTCCAAACCCTTGTAAAATTGTACTTAAAAAGTAAGGTGGGAAACACTTGACAAACATTTCAACCCTCTGGAAATCAAGGCACAACAGCCACCTCAGAGAACCCCATGGCTCTTCTGCCTCTAAGTGTATTCATAGAATTCATATGCTGCtggacgagagagagagagagagagagagagagagagagagagagagaccagcacAGAAGAAACACGATTGTATTTGAATTTCTAATCAAGTCAggtcagggaaaaaataaaatatgattagaACACTTGTGTGGTCTCTGTAGGGAGAGCTTCTGGTGCTGTACAGAAGCAAGCCGGGACTCAGAACTCTCTCTGACATCTGCTCAAATGTGATCAAACCTCACAGCATTGCCGTAAACAAAATAAGAGGTGGCCCACATTCCCACCGAGAGAAAGTGACATGATACAGGTGCTCCCCACAACATCAGAGACTCTAATTTTGACCTAAACACTACTCAGAAAAGGACAGAAAGAGTTATAACAACATCAGCAAACGGTTCATCTGTATTCATAGAAGCTTAGCCAGGAGGAAATGTTTGAGAACGCTCTGATTTACACCAGGAtacctccaagtgtactctttagttgatggttttgtccctgggagctttgggagtatttggtgactcatattgtagTTTCTCCTATGGCGATGCAAAcccctttggtcctttctctatctcatccattggggaccctgtgctcagctcaatggctggctgggagtttccccctctatatttgtcatgcactagcagagcctcccaggtgaaagctatatctggctcctgtcagcaagcacttgtggtcatccacaataatgtctggggtttgtaattgtatatgggatggattcctaggtggggtagtatttggatgttctttccttcagactctgctccccactttgtatctccttctgtgagtattttgttcctccttctaagaatgaccagagtatccatactttgttcttcctcccttcttggacatcatttgatatgtgaattgtgtcatgggtattccaaccccaggacagagaagcgggGATTGGTTGattgaggaaggggagatggcttatgggattttgggggagagtggaaccagggaaggggacaacatttgaagtgtaaataaagaatatacctaattaaaaaaaaaaaaacaccaggatGCCTAGAGAATCACAAGAGTTTCCC is a genomic window containing:
- the Hs3st5 gene encoding heparan sulfate glucosamine 3-O-sulfotransferase 5, which translates into the protein MLFKQQVWLRQKLLVLGSLAVGSLLYLVARVGSLDRLQPICPVESRFGGAHNQAEFPLRALQFKRGLLHEFRKGNTSKEQVRLHDLVQQLPKAIIIGVRKGGTRALLEMLNLHPAVVKASQEIHFFDNDENYAKGIEWYRKKMPFSYPQQITIEKSPAYFITEEVPERIYKMNSSIKLLIIVREPTTRAISDYTQVLEGKERKNKTYYKFEKLAIDPNTCEVNTKYKAVRTSIYTKHLERWLKYFPIEQFHIVDGDRLITEPLPELQLVEKFLNLPPRISQYNLYFNATRGFYCLRFNIIFNKCLAGSKGRIHPEVDPSVITKLRKFFHPFNQKFYQITGRTLNWP